A genomic segment from Sparus aurata chromosome 10, fSpaAur1.1, whole genome shotgun sequence encodes:
- the LOC115589215 gene encoding serine/threonine-protein phosphatase PP1-beta catalytic subunit encodes MAEGELDVDSLISRLLEVRGCRPGKIVQMTEAEVRGLCIKSREIFLSQPILLELEAPLKICGDIHGQYTDLLRLFEYGGFPPEANYLFLGDYVDRGKQSLETICLLLAYKIKYPENFFLLRGNHECASINRIYGFYDECKRRFNIKLWKTFTDCFNCLPIAAIVDEKIFCCHGGLSPDLQSMEQIRRIMRPTDVPDTGLLCDLLWSDPDKDVQGWGENDRGVSFTFGADVVSKFLNRHDLDLICRAHQVVEDGYEFFAKRQLVTLFSAPNYCGEFDNAGGMMSVDETLMCSFQILKPSEKKAKYQYGGMNSGRPVTPPRTAQPPKKR; translated from the exons TGCGAGGATGTCGGCCAGGGAAGATTGTCCAGATGACAGAGGCTGAGGTGCGCGGCCTCTGCATCAAGTCACGAGAGATCTTCCTCAGTCAGCCAATCCTTCTGGAGCTAGAGGCTCCACTCAAAATCTGTG GTGATATCCATGGACAGTACACAGACCTGCTGAGGCTCTTTGAATATGGCGGCTTCCCCCCGGAGGCCAACTATCTGTTCCTGGGCGACTACGTGGACAGAGGGAAGCAGTCTTTGGAGACCATCTGCCTGCTGCTGGCCTACAAGATCAAATACCCTGAGAACTTCTTCCTTCTCAGGGGCAACCACGAGTGTGCCTCAATCAACCGCATCTACGGCTTCTATGACGAGT GTAAACGCAGATTCAACATAAAGCTGTGGAAGACGTTCACCGACTGCTTCAACTGCCTGCCCATCGCTGCCATAGTGGACGAGAAGATCTTCTGCTGTCATGGAG GTCTCTCTCCAGATCTGCAGTCTATGGAGCAGATTAGACGCATCATGAGACCTACAGATGTGCCCGACACAG gcctcctctgtgacctgctGTGGTCGGACCCAGACAAGGACGTCCAGGGCTGGGGAGAAAACGACCGGGGCGTCTCCTTCACCTTTGGAGCTGATGTGGTCAGCAAGTTCCTCAACCGCCACGACCTGGACCTCATCTGCAGAGCCCACCAG GTGGTAGAAGATGGTTACGAATTCTTTGCCAAGCGGCAGCTGGTGACACTGTTCTCAGCTCCCAACTACTGTGGGGAGTTCGACAACGCTGGCGGCATGATGAGCGTGGATGAAACCCTGATGTGCTCCTTCCAG ATCCTGAAGCCATCTGAGAAGAAAGCCAAGTACCAGTATGGAGGCATGAACTCTGGTCGGCCTGTCACTCCTCCCCGCACAGCCCAACCTCCAAAGAAACGAtga